The DNA window catggaacatgtgtcagctggcctcgcctcaaagccgccaccaggttccggccattgtcacacacgacctttcctggctttaggttcagaggtgtgagccagtgatctgcctgctgtttcagagctgtccacagctcttctgcattgtggggtttgtcacctatgcagattagcttcagcacagcctgttgccgcttcgccgaggcagtgctgcagtgcttccagcttgtgactggtgtggagggtacagtggatgaggatgcgcaggaggaggaggaggctgaagagcatgacattccggagctgtagagtgtgggtgaaacactgactgaggtagggcctgcaaaccttggtgtgggaaagacgtgttccgtccctcgctcagactgggtcccagcttccacaatattaacccagtgtgccgtcaacgagatgtagcggccttgcccacaagcacttgtccacgtgtctgtggttaggtggaccttgggtgaaacagcgttgttcagggcacgtgtgatgttttgtgacacgtggttatgcaacgcggggacggcacaccgggagaaatagtggcggctggggaccgagtaacgtgggacagctgccgccatcaggtcacggaatgcttctgtctccaccagcctaaaaggcaacatttccagcgcaagcagtcgcgaaatgttagcatttagaactgtggcatgtggggtgttggcagtgtatttgcgcctgcgttcaaaggtttgctgaatggataactgaacgctgcgctgggacaaggacgtgcttgatgatggtgttctttctgcgtaggcaactgcaggtgcaggagtggaggaggcttgttcgcaggcagcatggacaggggattggctcgcatgcacaaccagcgaagacgtagcagtgacatcagcaagcactgctcctcgactctgttgtacttcccacaaagtcgggtgcttggctgacatgtgcctgatcattctggtggtggtcaggctgctagttttggtacccctgctgatgctggcacggcaggtgttgcaaatggccttttttgaatcatctggatccaacttaaaaaactgccagactcgggaagacctaacatttgtacaggcaccttgtgtcgtcgtgttgttccggggaacggttgcctgacttctgcctggggccaccaccctgcttcttactgcctgttgtgatgctacgcctccctccccctgtgcactgctgtcctcgctctgcatatcctcctgccaggttgggtcagttactggatcatccaccacgtcgtcttcctcttccgcaccctgctcctcctcctgacttcctgacaattgtgtctcatcatcgtccaccacttgttgagacacgttgccaacttcgtgagaacgtggctgctcaaatatttggccatctgtacagacgatctcctcatgacccacttcaatatgagctggcgagaggccagaatgtgtgaatggaaacgtgaacagctcttccgagtgtccaagtgtgggatcattaatgtccgaggaggacgtgtactcagcctggtggtaggaaggaggatcaggttcagaaatgtgcggtgcagtatcacggctactgacacttgaccgtgtggaagacagagtgtttgtggtggtgccaatctgactggaagcattatctgctatccaactaacaacctgttgacactggtcttggttcaagagcggtgtactgctgcggtccccaagaatttgggacaggacgtgcgagcgactagatgtggccctttgttgtggcgaaattagagcttgcccacgacctcggcctctgcctgcaccaccatcacacgtccacttccttgttccttgccaatgcccttgcgcattttgcaatgctgtgctgacgtgtattccctacttgtgcgttatataatagtttggtaaaaacgcacacaagtgcacctgtacgctgccaccgacaggcacacacgtgcggtttttaaatgcaagcacggacgcactaagaacctaacacaggttttaggagcaaaaattaagaactctgacactatcagccactgctgactgacgtgtattatacactacacttgtgcgttatataatagtttggtaaaaacgcacacaagtgcacctgtacgctgccgccgacaggcacacacgtgcggtttttaaatgcaagcacggacgcactaagaacctaacacaggttttaggagcaaaaattaagaactctgacactatcagccactgctgactgacgtgtattatacactacacttgtgcgttatataatagtttggtaaaaacgcacacaagtgcacctgtacgctgccaccgacaggcacacacgtgcggtttttaaatgcaagcacggacgcactaagaacctaacacaggttttaggagcaaaaattaagaactctgacactatcagccactgctgactgacgtgtattatacactacacttgtgcgttatataatagtttggtaaaaacgcacacaagtgcacctgtacgctgccaccgacaggcacacacgtgcggtttttaaatgcaagcacggacgcactaagaacctaacacaggttttaggagcaaaaattaagaactctgacactatcagccactgctgactgacgtgtattatacactacacttgtgcgttatataatagtttggtaaaaacgcacacaagtgcacctgtacgctgccaccgacaggcacacacgtgcggtttttaaatgcaagcacggacgcactaagaacctaacacaggttttaggagcaaaaattaagaactctgacactatcagccactgctgactgacgtgtattatacactacacttgtgcgttatataatagtttggtaaaaacgcacacaagtgcacctgtacgctgccaccgacaggcacacacgtgcggtttttaaatgcaagcacggacgcactaagaacctaacaggttttaggagcgacaattgctgagaagtctgacactatcaggactgttttagactgtgtacaccagccccagatatgatgaaggctggtatacggtcaccactaggaatggctatataccctgcctgcctgcctgcctgcctgcctgtatactggtacaatagtcctgacaaggactcttttggtcactagcctgtattccaacctggctataccctgcctgtatacagcaacaatagtcctgagaaggactctgctactgtactccgacctggctataccctgcctgcctgtatacaactagaatagtcctgagaaggacttttggtcacactgtttgcagccctgcaactgaaaaagctataaagggccgcaaacctttccctgaatcagcgacactctccctgcactcactgtctggatagctgtgagcagagcacagcgcgccggccggtataaaggctcggtcacgctgtgcaggccggccaatcactgcaattccacaactaacagggctgtggcattgcagtggtctgccagccaatccctgcatgagggctggctctcaaaagagcgccaacatgcagaaatgaagaccacgagtacagcacgagtatcgcgagattactcggtccccgccgagcagcccgagtacagcgatactcgtgcgagtaccgagtagttacaagcatgctcgctcatcactaattatcatcACATCCTTTCCGGACAATGGTGCCAATTGCTGTTTACTTAAGAAGCTCTGACCTGGACCTTTGCTGGCAAAGGTGGTGGGTGAAAACTGGAGGGTCCTTTTGTCTCTGCACCCTTGTTTGACAAAGCTAAACATGTTCCAACACTAAAGTGACCCCCTTCGGTGAGAACCATAACAATAGGATTATATCATGGCTGAACCTGTACTTCAACCTCATTCCTGATTTACGCTTTGTTGTACTCAATAATATTGATCTTGGCTGCTTCTTCTGACTTTAGAATTTCCCAGGTTTTTTCCTTCTACCTTTGACCCACTTCTTTATATTGACCCTTGCGTATTCTGATCTACTCATCTTTATTGACCCTTGTGTATTCTGATCTACTCATCTTTATTGACCCTTGCGTATTCTGATCTACTCATCTTTATTTACCCTTGCATATTCTGATCTACTCATCTTTATTGACCCTTACATATTCTGATCTACTCATCTTTATTGACCCTTACATATTCTGATCTACTCATCTTTATTTACCCTTGCGTATTCTAATCTACTCATCTTTATTGACCCTTGCATATTTTGATCAACTCATATGTATCATCATCACGTCCAAGCTTGATAATGGTGCCAATTGGTGACTACTTAAGAGACTCCATCATGGAGCTTCCAGCAGGTAAGGTGAGTGAAGAAAAGGAGCGTTCCTTGGAGTCTGTAGCATGATTCAATAAAATTGTAGAAGTTCCAGAACTAGAGGTCCATCCTTTAGTGGACATATAAATCTTGTTACTTGATCGAGTCTCGAGCATCTAAGTTTGCGAATGTTGGtgtttccctttgacttccattatacttcgtACACAAGTCGCGTTGGAGCaacccgatgctcgatcgagtaatgggcagtggtgagcacgcttgctcatcactagtgaacatCGTAACTATTAGATTATATCCTGGCTGGATCTTTACTCTTATATCATTCCTGATTTACGCCTCATTGTACTCCCCGATACTGATCTCGGTTCCATCTTTTGACTTTAGGATATCCCCTGTTTTTTCTTCCTGGCTTTGACCAACTCTTTGGTATTGACTTTTGCCTAACACAACTTACTCATATGTATTATCATCACATCCTTGCTGGACAATGGCGTAAAATAATGACTACTTAGTAGGCTCCAACATGGAGAATTTAGGGGGAAAAATTGAGGGTGAAGAATAGTAGCTTCCCTTGGAGTCCACACACTAGTTTGACAAGTTGCTTAACTAGAGGTCCCTCATTTAGTGAGCATCTTACCAATAAGATTATTTCCTATTTATTTGACTTTTACTTTATTATTACGCTCTTTCCTGAATATTCTGACTCACGTTCCTGCTACTTGCACTGATTATTTCCTAAATCTTTATCTTTATTTCACAGTTATCTCCATGTTTGTGCCACCCACATCCATTCCTGTTCTTCAGGAACCCATCTGTCCTGACTCATAATGTTGGGCTGCAGGGTGTACTTACTTTCCATCTGCATGCAATGACTTCGCCTAGTGATAACTCCTTCTCTCCAAGCCTAATCCATAGAGGTTATATTTTTTTCTGTCTGTTCTTGCACTTTCATCCTACGAAACACCCTTGACCTCTTCCTCACACATGACACATAGTCCAAAGCACTCGTTCTGCATCTCAGTAAATCCCTTGCAGACGTCTGTACCACCCTCGCGTGGGATCCTACAGGGGGGAGATTGGCTCCATTCAACTAGGCTGTGTCATCCTTGGTTTCATTGGTGGATTATTATATTGTTTTACATGGTTACGTCTCCCAGATAGGACACCCGGACTCAGTAATAAGGTCCAGGACCACAAGAGTATAACAAAAATTATCCTAAATCCTGTCTGACACTACAGAAGTTGTATTCTTGTGATGTCCTCCGGGAGCAGCGGGTGTTTTCTCACCATTTCTGCTTGACAAAGCGCGAAAAATAGAAAGTTTTCTTTTATTAATAGGACACGAATAGACAAAGTTTACTATATGTTCCATACGTGTGTGTAAAGTATATCACATCCTGCAGTGCACGTCTGTAAAGTACAGGATCTGTCTGACTTCTATTCTAACATCCATTTCTTCTGACTCTTTCCTACAGCTGTTGGGTGGGTACGGGGTGGAGGAATATTTGGGTTGAGACGTGATTTCAGAATAAGGATATGGTATTGAAACATTTAAGAAAAAATATTTAATAGAATGATCTATCTTTCCTAAATGTGTTGTTCTAGTTTTCTAATTATATTATCTGTCTatctcttatttattttttttgtcattctATACCTTTATTTTGCTTTCTGTCTTAAAATTGCACAAGTTGGCCAATTTATCTATTTAGCATAGCCAGATCAAacctatttattatttttattgtcttttttttctatccatctattctatttTCCAATTTATTTTTTCCGATCATtctatctacccatccatctatctatctaatatctttatttctttctttcttttttttcccttcttacttttttctctttctttgttCTTTCATTCCcttttttctctttccctttcttctttttttccttttattctctCTTACTTTCTCTTTAGAgctttctttatattttttttctttctgtttatATCTTTCTTtagttctttctcttttttttctttcatgcTCTCTTTTTCCTTTCATTcttttcctttttcccttttttctttttccctttctgtctttcttttttttccattcTTTAATTCTTTCATTTTGTTTTTcccctttctttatttttccttttctttctttgttcctttctttcttttacttattctttctttctatctttctctcttcctttcactttctttttctttatctttcTTTTTTATTCCTTCTGTCTTTAGTCCATTCTTTTgtactttctttccttctttctctttctttctttttctctttttttctttatttttgtctttcttccttcccttctttttctttttttttctacctttctctctgtctttctttctctctttctttctctgtctttcttctctttctttctttctcctttctttctccttttttctttcccttttttctttctttctctttctttcccttttttctttctttctttctttccttctttctttcttttgtcctttctgtctttctgtctttctttctttccttctttctttctttccttctttctttcttttgttctttctgtctttctttctttccttctttctatttctttccctcttttctttctttctttcttttcttctttcttttgttcttcctgtctttctttctttccttctttctgtctttctttctttccttctttctctttctttccctcttctttctttttttcttttcttctttcttttgttctttctgtctttctgtctttctttccttctttctttctttccttctttctttcttttgttctttctgtctttctgtctttctttctttccttctttctttccttctttctttcttgccttctttctttccttctttctttccttctttctttcttttgttctttctgtctttctttctttctttccttctttctctttctttccctcttttctttctttctttccttctttctttcttttgttctttctgtcttttctctttctttcattttttctttctttttctttctttctctctttctttgattctttctttctctctttctctctttctttcttttcttgctttctttctctctttctttctctttcattcTCATCTATGCATCCGGCTCTTTCACAACCTCTTGTGTATGCAATATATAACGTTTTAGTAATGAGTTATCTCTATGTATATAAACAGTTACACCCCGCTCTGTAGATAAGGGCTCTTATTCATGGTTGGAGAGATCACTCCGGTGGTGACACTCCCTGCTTTCCCTTTTTCACCTTTTGTATATGAGAGGTATCTGTACAGTTTACAAAAGAGATGCCTCATCCTGAGAACAACCATGATGTCAAAAATTAAGTCATTGCCCCACCCATGGATTAATCATGGCATATAAAACTGTACTCAGGGGCTCGGAAATCGTTTTATTAAGATTAAATCAACTGTGAGAGCTGCTATGACATCCCCAGGACTGCGCGCTGCCCCCccggccctgctgctgctgctcctcataGCGGGTAAGTAAATCTGCCACATTGTACTGTCTGGCTCCTAGCAGTATATAGAGGTACAGTAGGGTATATAGGAATAAAGTAGGAGTATACAGAAGTATATAGCTGCAGGTCATGAAATCTATGATTATAAGATAATACACTCTTATCTAGATGAATGGAATATGTGTAAGGTCCAAGATGGCGGAGAAGAAAAGGGACCATAAAACTTCTAGAACTTTCATGAGTCTTGCATGTGATGGCTGAGTATAAAGAACAGGGAATCCCAGAAGATAAGTGCGAGGAAAGGAACTCGGAGAGGAAACCAAAATGGGACTTTTTTGGACTGTTTGTGAGGACGCAGTAGATGAGTGAGCTCAGGACAATCAGATACTGTAAGGATCATGATAAGGCAAAATTTACTTTATAAAAGGGTAACAATATGGCACTGGACCTATATAAGGGTGATGAGGGGACACTAACCTTATATAAGGGTCAGAAAATGGCACTGACCTTCTATAAATGTTAGAATATGGCAGTAACCTTTTAAAAAGATGAGAATGTGACATTGACCTTATATAAGGGTGAGAATGTGACATTGACCTTATATAAGGGTAAGAATGTGACATTGACCTTATACAAGGGTGAAAATATGAAACTGACCTTATATAGAGATGAGAATATGGCATTGACCTTATATATAGGTGAGAATGTGACATTGACCTTATATGAGGGTGAGAATGTGGTACTGACCTTATATAAGGGTGAGAATGTGGCATTGACCTTATATGAGGGTGAGAATGTGAGATTGACCTTATATAAAGGTGAGAATATGGCATTGATATTATATAAGGGTGAGAATGTGACATTGACCTTATATAAAGGTGAGAATGTGGCATTGACCTTATATAAAGGTGAGAATGTGGCATTGACCTTATAGTAAGAATCTGGCACTGATCTTATATAAGGGTGAGAATGTGGTACTGACCTTATATAAGGGTGAGAATGTGGCATTGACCTTATATGAGGGTGAGAATGTGAGATTGACCTTATATAAAGGTGAGAATATGGCATTGATCTTATATAAGGGTGAGAATGTGACATTGACCTTATATAAAGGTGAGAATGTGGCATTGACCTTATATAAAGGTGAGAATGTGGCATTGACCTTATAGTAAGAATCTGGCACTGATCTTATATAAGGGTGAGAATCTGGTACTGACCTTATAGAAGGGTGAGAATCTGGCACTGACCTTATATAAGGGTGAGAATGTGGCATTGACTTTATATAAGGGTGATAACGTGACATCAACCTTATATATGGGTGAGAATGTCGCATTGACCTTATATAGAGGGGAAAATGTTTTATTGACCTTATATACAGGGGAAAATGTTTTATTGACCTTATATATGGGTGTGAATGTGGCATTGACCTTATATAAGGGTGAGAATGTGGCATTGACATTATATAAGGGTGAGAATGTGGCATTGACCTTATATAAGGGTGAAAATCTGGCATTGTTCTTACAAAGAGGTGGGAATTTGGCATTGACCTTATATAATAGTGAAAATGTTTTATTGACCTTATATACAGGGGAAAATGTTTTATTGACCTTATATATGGGTGTGAATATGGGATTGACCTTATATAAGGGTGAGAATGTGGCATTGACATTATATAAGGGTGAGAATGTGGCATTGACCTTATATAAGGGTGAAAATCTGGCATTGTTCTTACAAAGAGGTGGGAATTTGGCATTGACCTTATATAATAGTGAAAATGTTTTATTGACCTTATATACAGGGGAAAATGTTTTATTGACCTTATATATGGGTGTGAATGTGGCATTGACCTTATATAAGGGTGAGAATGTGGCATTGACATTATATAAGGGTGAAAATCTGGCATTGTTCTTACAAAGAGGTGGGAATTTGGCATTGACCTTATATAATAGTGAAAATGTGGCATTGACCATATATTAGGGTGAGAACGTGACATTGACCTTATATAAGGTGTGAGAATGTTTTATTTACCTTATATAAGGGTGAGAATTTGGCACTGACATTTTATAAAGGTGAGAACGTGACATCGACCTTATATACGGGTGAGAATGTGACATGTACCGTATATAAGGGGTGAGAATGTTTTATTGACCTTATATAAGGGTGAAGATATGGCATTGACCTTATATAAGGTTGAGAATATGACATTGACCTTATATGAGGGTGACAATGTAGCATTGACCTTACATAATGGTGAAAATGTGGTATTGATCTTATATAGAGGTGAGAATTTTGCACTGACCTTATATAAGGGTGAGAATGTGGTGTTGACTTTATATAAGGTTGACAATGAGATATGAACCTTATATAAGGATGAGAATGTGACCTTACATAGAGTTGAGAATATGGCTTTGACTATATGAAAGAGTGAGAAAGTGACATTGACTTTATATAAGGATGAGAATGAGACATTGACTTTATATAAGGGTGAGAATGAGACATTGACTTTATATAAGGGTGAGAATGAGACATTGACCTTATCTAAGGGTGAGGATGTGGGACTGATCCTCTGGAGGACAGTGACCCTGCCCTTTTCTAGAGGTGCACATACGGCATTAATCTTACGAGAAGCAGAGCATCCTCTTCGGCCGCATTGCTCATATTCTAACGGGCAAATTCAGCTGCAGCAATCAGCAATGTTCACCAAAGCTATGAAGTTTTGTAGGAAATTATATTTTTGACTTAATTTTTCCGTAACAGGTGCCAGATAGAGCTCTGTCCTTATGCCTCCGTAGGATCACATTATCTACCTATTATCTTAAAATAGCTTTGTTTATGggtaaatcaaaaaaggtccatggagcttctgttaggagtctcgacacagaaaatagccagatatccctccgggaaggacctagccaaggagtggctctttttaggagaccaccataaccaccatattaagtggcccttttagtcaatatccaactctttgacaagtttaaagatatgacaagggaaataccaaggccaggtatccatccacagacagctgtttcggggtattgcccctcatcagtgtggagtaggattctggccaggtgggagcaatgcctagtagacaaacaaaacaatcactgatctcggggagaccagccagagaaaaaactgctggcagccagcaaaggcgctcaacacagtgaaatcctaggtttgTTTATAGGTGTGAGCGTTAGGTATGGAGTCATCAGAATTGGGTTTATGGGATTAAAATATGGTATAAAAATCTATCTGGTCTGGTTTAGAAAACTTGTGTATTTCAACGTTTGTATCAATGGGCAGCAATTATATTGGTGGATGTCTCAAACTTTGTCACTTTTTACAGGGCAGAATACTGAAGCACAGTCATTTGGATCCTTCATCAGCACGATCAGCAGCTTAATATTTCCCAGTACTACTGACGCTCCGGAAACTCTACTAACCAGTAGTCCACCAGAAGAGACAACAGAATTATACTTTACGGAAACCACTCTTATCTTTGATGAAACCAGTAATCCACCAAAAGAGACCACAAATGCTTTGCCATCTAATGGAACCAGTAGTCAACCAGAACATACAACAAAGACATCTGTTTCCATCACCAAAACCAGCAGTCAACCAGTAGAGTCCACATCTAAAAGTACAATATCCTTTACTGAATCGAGTGTAAAACCAGAAGAGAATCCCACCACACCCTTATCGACAGAAAGCAGTACTGAACCAGATGGGACATTGGAGACAGGAACACCTTCTGGTAGCAGTCAAATAATACCAACCATTGACCTATCATCCACCACAAGTGGCAATACTACATCAACCGATACGCAATCAAGAAGTACCCAACCAGAACTGCCTACCACCTACTTACCATCAAGCACAACATCTTCCAGAACCTCTTCTCTGATGTTTGCAAGCATGATGTCCCATAACCCATCATCTAATGGTACTTCATCTACGTCATCGACACCTAGTACCATAACAAACTTATCCTACCAGACAAGCATCCAAACAACTGTAACCAAAACTGAACCAAAATCAAATATAGTGACCACTGCCTCTTCTGATATTTCTCCATCGGCAGCCAATACCATTGGACAGTCTACGATGACTGCTTCAAACGAAAGCTCAACTACATCGGTTATCACATCAAGGACCAACATTGACAGTGCCCATCCATTACCAACAAATCAATCACTGGAAAGTAATAGCGCAAATATGTCTTCTAGTACATTAGCACCATTCTTGACATCAGCTACTGGTATGGAGACAAGTCCCAGTACATCAACATCATCTACCAAAGTAGGAGCAACTAGTAGTCAGTCAGTATCATACAACAACACAGACATTAGTACAGGAACTAGTAGCCCTCTTGCTCCTAACAATACTATTGCAGCCAGTGTTTCTCTGATAACGACAAATGTTTCACCAATGTCAACCAGTTCCCATTTGGGAAGAACTTTTAGCCAACCATCTTCTCAAAACAACGTAGATGCATCTTCTGCTACATCAGCACCTGGTATAATCCCAGAATCTTCAAGTATTGTCACACTAAGTTCTAAAACTGATACAGTCACACAATCAAGTTCAAGGCTTTCAACTAAAGACATCATGGTGACATCTTCTATCGATAGGAACCAATCAACGACTGATAGCATAACAGAATTTCCTAGCACCAGTCCTCATACCATAATGAGTAATTCATCAACGTCTTCCAGTTTATCTTCTGAAAATAAGAGCAGCTTGACCACACCTTCTGGGAATGATGCCAGTAACCCACCTTCCCACACTAGAACCACAATAACATCATTCAACAGTGATACTACAAGCCAGGCAGTTGTAAGTGACTCAGTGACAACTGCAGACCCAACAACTTCCAGTATCACCACAATCAACATCTTAGGTGTTACCAAGGTTAATGAATCTTTTAGTTCTTCGACAAGAACTTCAAGTCCAATCTCTTCTTTTGATAATGTTACAGGTGCCTCCAGTGTGTCTTCTGGTGAAACTTCTACGTCACCTACTATTTTGACCAATATAACCTCATCTTCTAATCCAACAAGTATCACGTCCACCCCAAACAGTAACACAGTGGCATCTTCAAGTAATATTGCCAATTCAACCATATACATGGGAGGCTCTACAcaatcatcagcaccaactgcaacCACTGATATTGTGACTTCATCCAAAAATGGAACCAGTATTCAAACAGTATCCACCAGTAGCATGGCACCGGCTTCTAGCCAATCTACTGTCACCAGTAGTCCCTCATTTGACATGACTAAAACAGTCTCATCTTCAGTGTCATCAATACTTAATACTACTGAAGTTTCTTCCAGTGTCCACACAACTCCACCAAGCATGACGACATCCTCAGACATTGGTGTTTCCAGTTCTTCAACAGTTTCCATAAATACTTCAACTAACTCATCAGTGTCAACATCAACACAGGGAACCACAATGAACTTAACAAATAACTCAATGGCTCCAATGAGCAACACATCCATGTCTCCCAACAACCAGACATCTACTACCACGTTTTCACCTTCCACCATCACTGGCTTGAGCACAGACACAAAGCCTTCTTCAACAGCAGCTACCAACTCCAGTTCTTCTTCTCAAGTGAC is part of the Anomaloglossus baeobatrachus isolate aAnoBae1 chromosome 9, aAnoBae1.hap1, whole genome shotgun sequence genome and encodes:
- the LOC142250346 gene encoding uncharacterized protein LOC142250346, yielding MFASMMSHNPSSNGTSSTSSTPSTITNLSYQTSIQTTVTKTEPKSNIVTTASSDISPSAANTIGQSTMTASNESSTTSVITSRTNIDSAHPLPTNQSLESNSANMSSSTLAPFLTSATGMETSPSTSTSSTKVGATSSQSVSYNNTDISTGTSSPLAPNNTIAASVSLITTNVSPMSTSSHLGRTFSQPSSQNNVDASSATSAPGIIPESSSIVTLSSKTDTVTQSSSRLSTKDIMVTSSIDRNQSTTDSITEFPSTSPHTIMSNSSTSSSLSSENKSSLTTPSGNDASNPPSHTRTTITSFNSDTTSQAVVSDSVTTADPTTSSITTINILGVTKVNESFSSSTRTSSPISSFDNVTGASSVSSGETSTSPTILTNITSSSNPTSITSTPNSNTVASSSNIANSTIYMGGSTQSSAPTATTDIVTSSKNGTSIQTVSTSSMAPASSQSTVTSSPSFDMTKTVSSSVSSILNTTEVSSSVHTTPPSMTTSSDIGVSSSSTVSINTSTNSSVSTSTQGTTMNLTNNSMAPMSNTSMSPNNQTSTTTFSPSTITGLSTDTKPSSTAATNSSSSSQVTHFSSITKNQGTQGQNSVATTNGSINFLAPWKIIVISLAVGIGAFVVVGGTLFAIYHIRNLKGMNRYVVSGSFI